A genomic window from Engraulis encrasicolus isolate BLACKSEA-1 chromosome 14, IST_EnEncr_1.0, whole genome shotgun sequence includes:
- the mmaa gene encoding methylmalonic aciduria type A protein, mitochondrial, with amino-acid sequence MGPQCQIMGFYSGLFRLYQRLPSRSAMHSQTRLRWKYSGNLTSNGCLGVCLSNRSVSTAPCHIVDLTEREKRSLDKLYDGLVTGHRAALAESITLVETQHPRKKELAQVLLQRVLAYKQTQEKANGNQPVAFRVGLSGPPGAGKSSFIEVLGKMLTGQGHKVSVLAVDPSSCTTGGSLMGDKTRMTELSRDMQAFIRPSPTSGTLGGVTRTTNEAIVLCEGAGYDVVVVETVGVGQSEFAVADMVDMFVLLIPPAGGDELQGIKRGIIEMADLVVVTKSDGDLVVPARRIQAEYTSALKLMRKKSTTWRPKVVRVSSQTGEGIVDLWDTMLKFKGVGVESGELLKRRRSQQKVWMWSLIQENALRHFQEHPSVGAVLPQLEERVTRGEISPGLAADLLLKAFTTNS; translated from the coding sequence ATGGGTCCTCAGTGCCAAATTATGGGGTTCTACAGTGGATTGTTCAGACTATACCAGCGACTGCCTTCTCGGTCTGCAATGCACAGTCAAACCAGATTGAGGTGGAAATACAGTGGGAATTTAACCTCGAATGGCTGTTTGGGGGTCTGCTTATCAAACAGATCTGTTTCCACAGCCCCCTGTCATATTGTGGATTTGACTGAAAGGGAGAAACGATCTTTGGATAAGCTCTATGATGGCCTTGTGACAGGTCACAGGGCAGCACTTGCAGAGTCCATTACTTTGGTCGAGACGCAGCACCCTAGAAAGAAGGAGCTAGCCCAAGTCTTACTGCAGAGGGTGTTGGCCTACAAGCAGACACAGGAGAAAGCCAACGGAAACCAACCTGTGGCCTTCCGCGTTGGGCTGTCCGGACCTCCTGGTGCAGGCAAATCCTCCTTCATCGAGGTCTTGGGGAAGATGTTAACCGGACAAGGCCACAAAGTCTCGGTCCTTGCTGTAGATCCCTCCTCTTGCACAACAGGAGGGTCCTTGATGGGGGACAAAACGCGCATGACAGAACTATCCAGAGACATGCAGGCCTTCATTCGGCCTAGCCCAACCTCAGGAACCCTCGGAGGCGTCACAAGGACCACCAACGAGGCCATCGTGCTTTGCGAAGGAGCGGGCTACGACGTCGTCGTGGTTGAAACGGTCGGTGTGGGGCAGTCTGAGTTTGCGGTGGCGGACATGGTCGACATGTTTGTGCTGCTCATCCCCCCGGCTGGAGGCGACGAGCTGCAGGGCATCAAGAGGGGGATCATCGAAATGGCCGACCTGGTGGTGGTGACCAAGTCGGACGGGGACCTGGTGGTGCCGGCCCGTCGAATACAGGCCGAGTACACCAGCGCCCTGAAGTTGATGAGGAAGAAGTCCACCACCTGGAGACCCAAGGTGGTGCGAGTCTCGTCGCAGACGGGCGAGGGCATCGTTGACCTGTGGGACACCATGCTGAAATTCAAGGGGGTGGGCGTGGAGAGCGGCGAGCTCCTGAAGCGCCGACGCAGCCAGCAGAAGGTGTGGATGTGGAGCCTGATTCAGGAGAACGCTCTGCGTCACTTCCAGGAGCATCCGTCGGTGGGCGCCGTGCTGCCCCAGCTGGAGGAGAGGGTGACCCGGGGCGAGATCTCGCCAGGCCTGGCAGCAGACCTGCTCCTCAAGGCCTTCACCACCAATTCATGA